TTCTGACCAACTAATGTTGCCGCGGCATTACTCATTCCCCATGCCGGCATTAACGTAAACATCATTATTCTAATAGCGATTGTATATCCCGCTAATACTTCACTACCAAATTCAGACATGATTCTCATTAACACCACCCAACTCGATGTTCCGATAATAAATTGTCCTATTCCTCCCAAAGAAACTTTTACAATATTGTAAATTAAACTTATTCTCAATACTAAATCTTTCAGCATTAATTTGATTTTCCCACTACCATAAAATAAAATCAATAATTGTGTAATTACTGCTGTTCCTCTACCAATTGTAGTAGCTATTGCCGCTCCTTCCACTCCATATGCTGGAATTGGGCCCAATCCGAAAATGAATATTGGATCTAAAATGATGTTTAATCCATTCGATAAAATTAAAGTCCACATGGCTACGGAAGCATCTCCTGCCCCTCTAAAAATAGCATTAATAAGAAATAGCAACACTACTGTTATGTTTCCTCCGAGTAAAACTCTAGTGTATTCAAATCCTTCTTCAATTAAAGCCGGTTCACCTCCCATAAATTGAAGAATTTCTCTAGGGAATAAAATTCCTATAGCACTAATTCCAATGGAAATTATAATTCCAAGAAATATTACTTGAACAGCTGTTTCATTAGCCTTTTTAATATCCTTCTCTCCTACTCTTCTAGCAATTAATGCTGTTGCCGCCATGCTTAAACCTATTGCTACGGCATAAACTAGGGTTAATACTGATTCCGTTAAACCTACTGTTGCCACAGCATTAACACTTACTCTTGAAACGTAAATGATATCTACTAATGCAAATATTGATTCCATTAGCATCTCCAGTATCATTGGAATAGAAAGCATAAAAACCGCTTTTTTGATACTGCCTTGCGTAAAGTCTTGCTGTTCTCCTAAAACAGCTTCTTTAAATAATTGTAATATATTCTTACTTGAAGTTTGATTGTTTGTCATTGTAATTGTATTGGTAATTGAATCCTTTAAAAGACTAAAGGATGTAACTTAAAATTATATGTCCTACGGGTAGACTTAAACAATCATGCAACAAATATGCAAAAAATTAACGAATAGCTTTCGATAAAATTCAATAAATTCGCTTTCATGATATCTGTTGTTTTACTTGGAGGAGGAAATGTTGCATACCACTTAACTCAAGCATTTTTAGCTTGTAAAGATGTTGATTTGAAACAGTTATATGCAAGAAATGCAAATTCTATTGCTCAATTTCAGAATGATGTTTCTATAACCGATGATTTAAACTTGCTAGTGGATGCCGATGTATATATAATCGCCATTTCTGATGATGCTATTAGTTCAATTTCTTCTCAACTTCCTGAAAACAAACTGGTAACTCATACTTCAGGTAGCGTTGCAATGAATTCTTTAAAAAATACCGGTAGAAAAGGTATTTTTTACCCGTTACAAAGTTTTTCAATAACAAAGCCTGTTAACTTTTCTGAAATTCCAATTTGTATTGAGGCAGAGCAAGACGAAGATTTAAAGTTATTAGAACAATTAGCTCAATTAATTTCGCCGAAAGTATATCAAATCTCTTCAGACCAAAGAAGCAAACTTCATGTGGCGGCTGTATTTGTAAATAACTTTACAAATCATATGTATAAAATTGGGAATGATATTTGCAAACAATATGATGTTCCTTTTGAAGTACTATTACCGTTAATACAAGAAACGGCTTCAAAAATTGAACATGTAGCTCCAAATGAAGCTCAAACTGGACCAGCAAAGCGAAAAGATCAAGAAACAATTCAAAGACATTTAAATTTGCTTGATACTAAGCAAAAAAAAATATATCAACTTATAACAAAATCAATCCAAAATGGATAAAAGCTATAAACAACTTTTTAACGATGTAACAACATTTATTTTTGATGTTGATGGTGTACTTACCAATGGAATCGTAACTGTTTTTCCTAACGGAGAACTAGTTCGACAAATGAATATTAAAGACGGATATGCTTTAAAAGCAGCTGTGAAATCAGGATACCGTGTTTGTATTATATCAGGTGGAAAAAATGAAGGAGTAAGAAAACGATTAGAAGGTTTAGGAATTACAGATATTTATTTAGGAGCACATACCAAAATAGACCAATATAAAGAGTTAGTTGAGAAGTACGATTTAAAAGCGGAAAACGTTATGTACATGGGTGATGATATTCCTGATTTACCTGTAATGGAAAAAGTTGGAATTCCATGCTGTCCAAATGACGCTGTAAGAGAATTACAGGCCATGTCTGTTTATATTTCAGATAAAAAAGGTGGCGAAGGCTGTGCAAGAGACGTTATTGAACAAGTAATGCGTGTGCAACAAAAATGGCACGATAATTTCGATGCTCAATATGATTAATGGAAAACTAACAAATGTTAGTTCTTAAATCAATTAATTATACAATATTTAGAAAGTAAAACAACAAATTAATTATACATGAAAAAAGTAGTATTCACATTTTTCCTTTTCGCCTTAACGGTATCAATTAATGCACAAAGTATTTTTGGTAAATGGGAAAACAGAGACGAAGAAACAGGCAAAGTTGATAGCGTAATTGAAGTTTATGAAAAAGACGGAAAAGCATATGCTAAGATTATAGAGATTACAGATCAAAATAGACAAGATGCGGTTTGTGACAAGTGCAAAGGAAAAAACAAAGACAAAAAAATATTAGGAATGAATATTTTAACTGGACTAGAAAAGGATGGAGATGAATGGTCTGGAGGAAAAATTTTAGATCCTAAAAACGGAAAAAAGTACAAATGTTACATTGAACTTGTTGAAGCGGATAAATTAAAAATTAGAGGATATATTGGATTCTCTTTATTAGGACGAACTGCTTACTGGTTTAGAAAGAAATAAATATTCTTTGAAAGAATTATATTAGAGATTGTCAATTTTGGCAATCTCTTTTTGTTTACAGTGATTTGGTATTCGTTATATTTGGGTTATGCGTTTCAATCATAATATCCTCTTCTATTCTATTATAATCTTACTTCTTTTTTCTTGCTCTCAACAAAAAGAAAAACATACTAACAGTTTAATACATGAATCAAGTCCATACTTACTACAACATGCGCATAATCCTGTAAATTGGTTTCCTTGGGATACTAAATATCTTGAAAAAGCTAAGGAAGAAAACAAACTTGTATTATTATCTATTGGTTATTCTTCATGTCATTGGTGTCATGTTATGGAAGAAGAAACTTTTGAAGATGAAGAAGTAGCAAAGTTCATGAATGAAAACTTTATTAATATTAAAATTGATAGAGAGGAACATCCTGATGTTGATAAGACTTACATGACTGCTGTTCAAATTATGACTGGTAATGGAGGATGGCCTCTAAATTGTGTAATTCTTCCTAATGGTAAACCTGTTTGGGGAGGAACGTACTTTGAAAAAGATGAATGGTTAGAAAACCTGAAAAACATTCAATTATTTTATATCAATAATCCAGAAAAAACTGATGATTTTGCCGAACAATTAGCTAATGATATGAAATCACTTCAAGTGGTTGGCAAGAATAATTCTGAAGCCAATTTCTCTAGAGAAACATTAGATAAAAATGTGAATTTATGGTTTGAAAAATTTGATACTATTAATGGTGGTTTAATAGGTTCAAATCAATTCCCTCGACCAAACAACTATCAGTTCTTATTGCGTTACGCTTATCAAAACAATGATTCAAAGCTTCTTGATTTTGTGACTAAAACATTGGATAAAATGGCTTTGGGTGGTTTACATGATCATTTAGAAGGAGGTTTTGCCAGATATACTGTTGATAACAAATGGCATATTCCACATTTCGAAAAAATGCTATACGATAACGCTCAACTCATCTCATTGTATTCTATTGCTTATCAAATCACTAAAAAACCTTTATATAAAGAAATTGTATACAAGACTATTGAATTTATCGAGAAAGAATTCCATATAAATGGATTGTATTATTCTTCTTTAAATGCTGATAGTTTTAATGAAAATAATGAATTGGAAGAAGGAGCATATTATACTTGGACAAATGGAGAGTTAATTTCATTAATTACCCAAAACAAAAAACTCTTTGATTCGTACTACGGAATTAATGAAATAGAAAAAGTTGAAGGTAAATCAGCATTAGTCAAAAGAATTCCTGATTCTGAGTTTGCCAAAGCAAACAAGATTCCCGTTCAAGAACTTAAAAATCTGGTTATGAATTGGAATAAACAACTTTTAGTGGCAAGACTCAAAAGACAAAAACCTTCGTTAGATACGAAAATTCTAACTTCTTGGAATGCACTTTTATTACAAGGTTATGTTGATGCTTTCAAAGTTTTTGGAGATGAAAAATTTAAAGAAAAAGCCATACAAAATGGATTAGCACTTAAAAATGAAGCTATTGATAAAACTGGGAATGTGTTAAGAACAATTGGAAAAGACAATAAAAAGATTGATGGTTATTTAGAAGACTATGCATTATTGATTAACGCATATATTTCATTGTATCAAATTACACTAAACGAAGATTGGCTCAATATTTCGAATACATTAGCTAAAGTAAGTTTTGATAATTTCTTTGATACAGAACAAGAGCTTTTTAAATATTCAACTAAGAAAAATTCTGGTTTAATTGCTAATAACTTTGAAATTGAAGATATCGTTATTCCTTCTTCTAATTCCGTTATGAGTAAAAACTTACTGTTTTTAGGTCATTATTTTGATAACAAAGAACACATTGAATTGAGTAAAAACATGCTGCATAATATGGAAACGAAAATTGAAAAATACCCACATGCGTATTCAAACTGGTTGGATAATTATTTGAACTTTACAGCTCCATACTATGAAACTGTGATTTGCGGTAAGGAAGCTATTATAAAAACAAAAGAATTATTTCAGAAAAAATATATTCCTAATATGTTGATTTCTGGAAGTACCCAAAAAAGTGAATTACCTCTTCTTTTAAATCGATATAATGCAGACAAAACATTAATTTATGTCTGCGTTAATAAAGCCTGTAAATTGCCTACTGAAGATATTGATAGAGCAATTGAACTCATGAAGAATTGATTTTATATCATCCTCTCTAAAACTAGAGTATGTTAATTACGACTCTCTAGATTCCTGCCTGCGCAGGAATGACAAGTTTCACACAAAAAATCATCTTAAATGTCATTCCCGTGAAAACGGGAATCTCATCACTTCTGTCAAACAGATTACTTCCTTCGTAGAAATGACAGTATTATTTAATCTAACTTTTCTTTTGAAAGAATTACATCATCAATCCAGATTTTTCTAGAACCTCCACCTTTCTGATAATCAACCCAACCCAGCGTTAACTGTTCAAATAGCGGAAAAGTCCAATTTTGATTGTTATCATTAGCTAAACAACCTTTATCAATGTCATTTGCGTTTAGCTCATGTACAAGTTTACCATCAATCCAAAGTTTAGCATTATTTGATTTTCTATCGAAAAACCATTGCACGGAGAACCATTTCTTTTCTGGAATTTTAAATTGAGTATGATGCCAACAATCTGTTTTTATGGGATTTGTATCATAATTCGCCATAATTCTTTTTTGATGCTGTCCTCCATATCTAATTTCAGAATGAAATCCATTTGGAGTTGTACCAGAAGCTTGAATCATCGTCCAATGGACACCATCTGGTGAAGCTTCTTCTACAAACATATACATTGAACCATAAAAGCGTTCTAAAGAAGTGATAGTTTTATTTTCTAATGCAATGAAAGCTCTGTTTTTGAATCCTTCCCCACTCTCAAAACAAATTGATTGTTTTCCTGAATGGGATTTTGAAGCATCTAGATACACTTTCCCTGCTCCACTTTTACTCCACTCATCTAGAGATTCATTCTCAAAATCATCAGTGAAAACAATAGTAGAGTTGGTACAATTACTTAGAAGAATACTCAGGATTAAAAAAAAATATATTACCCTTTTATTCTGTAACACTTTCTGCTCTTTTTTCCTGTAATTCTTGCTCAATCTCTTTCATCACTCCAGGAGTCAAAGGATAAAATAACAATGCCACTACACCTAGTAAAACAAATAATCCCGGAACAACACTCATGTTCAATTTTATTCCTTCTAGCATCTCAGGAGTTTTCACCAAAGCTTGTCCATCATAATTATAGAAATTCAATACGGCTAAAGTTATCGCTCCTGCCATTCCCGAACCAAATTTCATTGCAAAAGTACCAGCAGAGAAAATTAATCCTGTTGCTCGTCTACCGTTTTTTAATTCAGAATAATCTGCTGAATCCCCCAACATTGCAAAAAATAAGATTGGCATTAATCCCGCACCAAATTCAGATAGAATTCCTAGGATGAAAATTGATCCAATTTCATTTGGTTCTAACACATACATTGCTCCAGCGAAACCAGCTGAAAACAAAATACTCAACATAAACAATCTTACTTTTCCAAAATACTTTGTTAATGCCGGAGCAAAAACTGTTGAAATCATTGATATAACTAATAACGAAAGTAGATACAATCCAGCTAATCCGTTTTTACCTCCCCATTCAGTTAATGCTCCAAAGAATCCATTTTCATCTTGCACATAATGCGTAAAATAATACATGATTGAACTTTGCTTGATAATATTATAGGTTACGAACACAAACCCGATAAACAATAAAATCAACCAAGGTCTATTTGTAGAAAGATCTTTATAATCTTTAAAAATATCATCTGTTTTAACTGCTTTTACACGTTCTCGAGTAGTATAAAAAGTAATAAACGAAAAAGAAGCTAAAATAAATGCTAGTACATACATAGTGTATTGATATCCTAAATTCTCATTTCCTTTCCCAAGGAAATCAACTAAAGAAATCACACCAACAGTAGCGATTATTCCTCCAAGATATGCTCCAAAGAAACGATAAGATGACAACACAGTTCTCTCCTTAACATTTTGCGTCATTACACCCATTAATGCAGAATAAGGAACATTATTCGCGGTATAAGCTAATGTGTAAAATATCGATGTTGCATAGGCCCAAAATAGTTTACCTGACAAACCTAAATCTGGAGTTGTAAACTGTAATACTAATGCCACTCCAAATGGTAAAGCAGTCCATAATAACCAAGGTCTGAATTTCCCCCATTTTGTCCTTGTTCTATCAGCGATATTCCCCATTATCAAATCAGTAATACCATCACCTAAACGAATTACTAGAAGTAAGGTTGCAACCGCAGCTGTTCCTAGACCAAAAACATCCGTATAAAAAATGGGTAAAAAAGGACCGATAGTTCTCCATGCAATATTTGCAGCAGTATCACCTAATGCATATCCTATTTTTTCTTTGATTGATAATTTCGTTGTTTCCGACATCTTATATTTTTATTTGTTCGATATTCAATTATACAATTAAGCTTAGTAAGCTAACAATAAAAAAACTACTTACAGCTAAAATTGTAGTCATTATTGTCCAACTTTTAAACGTTTGCTTTTCATTAAGTCCGAGATATTTTCCCACTAACCAAAACCCGCTATCATTTACATGAGACATGATTGATGCACCTGAAGCAATTGCAATCACCAACAATGCTTTATCAATTTGAGTGATATCTGTATTAATTAATAAAGGAGCTGTAACCCCAGCTGCTGTGATCATTGCAACTGTAGCAGAACCTTGTAATATCCTTACTAAAACCGCTATAAAAAAACCAAAGAACAACATACTAATTCCCATTGTAGCAAAGTAATTTGCCAACATTTCTCCTGTTCCTGTATTGATCAACATTTGCTTAAAAACTCCTCCTGCACCAGTAAGCAAAATAATCAAACCAGCTGGTCCCATAGAATTTGTAGCGATTTTTAGCAATTCATCTTTAGACAATCCTCTTTTGATTCCCAATACGTACCAAGCAATTAAGTTCGCAATTATTAAAGCTACAAACGGATTTCCAATCATTGCCATCCATTCTTTAAATTGGATACTAATACTATCATTAGAAACTAATGGACTATTTAAAACCGTATTTCCAATAATTAGCACAATTGGAATTCCAATAATCAATAAAATCAGCCGAACTGCAGGATAATCTTTTGCTTCTTGTTCATTCAACTCCATCTTTGGAGCTTCTATGTAAATTTTCTTTGAAATGTAATTAGCGAATATTGGTCCGCTTAAAATAGCGGTTGGAACACCAACTATAAATCCAAATAAGATAACCCAACCTAAATCTGCTTTTAAAATATCGGCAACAGCTACGGGTCCTGGAGTTGGTGGAATAAAAGAATGTGTAATTGCTAAACCTGCTAATAAAGGAATTGCATATAACAACAATGACTTTTTAGTTCTTCTTTGTAAAGAATAAACTAGAGGAATTAAAATGATAAATGCAACATCGAAAAACACTGGAATTGCAATAAAAAAACCGGCTAACATTAACGCCCAAGAAGCACGTTTATCTCCAAATTTTGACAATAAATAATTTGCTAATGCTTCAGCTCCACCGGACTGTTCTAATATGGATCCAAAAATAGCTCCTAATCCTACTACGAGTGCAACAAAACCTAGCGTACTTCCCATTCCTTGCTGCATTGTTGTAATAATTTCTTTTGGTGGCATTCCCGCAACAATACCTACCACAATACTAGCAATTAATAATGAAATGAATGCTTGAATTTTAAATCGTAGAATTAAAACTAATAGAATTAGTACTCCAGAAAAAACAGCTAACAATAAATTATAATCCAACATAATTAACTCCAGTTATGATGAAACATTTTATCTTGTTCAGCATCTACACGTTGAAATTTATGTGCTCCAAAAAAGTCACGTTGTGCTTGAATCATATTTGCCGAAGATTGCTCCGTTGTCATGGCAACCCAATAATTATAAGCTTCATAAAAACAAGGAATACTTATTCTTGCTTTCAAAGCATAATCAATTACATATGGCATTGCTGTTTCGTTCTCATGTAAAATTTCTAAAATTTCTTTGCTTTCAAATAAGTTATTTCCAGCTTTCAAAATTTCACTAAAGGCTTTAATCTTTTCAGACTTTATAATACAACCACTTGACCAAATTCTACAAATCTCAGAAAGATTTAAATTCCAATTGTACTCTTCAGACGCAGACTGAATTAACTGCAATCCTTGTTGTAAATTAATTGTTCTAGCAAAATCATATGCTCGTTCTAGTAAATCGATATTCATTTCATTGTTGATCTCACTACTTCTTACATCTTTAGATAATTTCACCCTCGTTTCCTTAAAAGAAGAAGTGTAACGAGCATACACAGCAGCAGTTTTCATGGTTGTTGGAACACCTAATTCTAATGCTGAAACACTTGACCAAGATCCTGTTCCTTTATTACCTGCTTTATCCAAAATTAAATCCAAAAGACTTGAATTCTCTTCTTTTTCCAGAAGAATTTTAGATGTAATTTCCAATAAATAACTTGACAAATTACCGTCATTCCATTTAGAAAAAATTGCAGAAATCTCTTCATATGATTTAGTCACAGACAATAAAGCATATAATTCTGCTAGTAATTGCATGTCAGCATATTCAATTCCGTTATGCACCATTTTCACAAAATGTCCTGCTCCATTCGGACCAATATAATTACAACATGGATTTCCACTTTCATCTTTTGCAGCAATGAGATTCATATAGGAAGCTACGTAATCATATCCTGTTTCACTTCCTCCAGGCATTAAAGACGGACCTTTCAATGCTCCTTCTTCTCCACCAGAAACTCCTAGGCCAACAAAATGGATTTGTTTGTTTTTTAACGAATTCACCCTTCGCTCAGTATCTTTATAATGCGAATTTCCTCCATCAATTAAAACATCTCCTTCGTCCAAAAAAGGAACAATATTATCAATTACCAAATCAACAACATTCCCAGCTTTTACCATCAATAAAATTTTACGAGGTGTTTGTAGTGATTTTACAAAATCTTTCAATTCTGTAAATCCAGCTGCATTATTGTTATCAGTTTCCTTTAGAAAATTCTCCACCATTCCTTTTTCTGCTCCTTCATCTCTATTATACACCGAAACAGCAACTCCTTTATCCAACATATTCAAAGCAAGACTTTTACCCATTACTCCAATTCCAAAAATTCCAAAGTCTGATTTTTGCATTTCTCTTAAAATTTCGTTTGTAATATCTTCTGGTGATTTTTCACAGCTCACCTTTATTCCGTAATTGGGAATTTCAAGTGTATCAAATTGAGATTGTAGTAAAGTAGCATCCATAAAATGATTACTTCTTGTCTCAATTCTTTTTTTAATTAAATCAAAACTACCTTCTAAAAACACCCATTGAATTGTGGTTATATTATCAGATAAGATTTTTCTATACTCTTCTTTTAAAGCAGAACAAGCCAAAATAGCACCGCCGCTTTTTATCCTCGTTTTCAACTCAGCATTTAAAGCTTGTAACCATGGTAAGCGATCATTATCGGTTAACGCTTCACCTCGACTCATTTTCTCAATATTTGCTTTTGGATGAAAATCGTCAGCATCTAAGAATGGGATTTCCATTCTTTGTGATAACGAATTTCCAATGGTTGATTTTCCACAACCACTCACTCCCATGACAACAATAAGATTACTCATATCTAAAACTCGCTTTTAAACCTTCTGATGCATTTTTTCCTATCCAAACATTAAAATCTCCTTTCTCAACATCGTATGTAAGCTCACTATTGTAATACTTTAAATCTTCGAGATTGATTTCAAAAGAAACTGTTCTTTTTTCTCCCGATTGTAAAGCAATTCTTTCAAATCCTTTTAACTCTTTTACAGGTCTAGTTATGCTTCCAACAACATCTTGAACATACATTTGAACAAGCTCTTCTCCTTGCCTTTTTCCTGTATTTTCGATATCA
This genomic window from Tenacibaculum sp. 190524A05c contains:
- a CDS encoding MATE family efflux transporter, which encodes MTNNQTSSKNILQLFKEAVLGEQQDFTQGSIKKAVFMLSIPMILEMLMESIFALVDIIYVSRVSVNAVATVGLTESVLTLVYAVAIGLSMAATALIARRVGEKDIKKANETAVQVIFLGIIISIGISAIGILFPREILQFMGGEPALIEEGFEYTRVLLGGNITVVLLFLINAIFRGAGDASVAMWTLILSNGLNIILDPIFIFGLGPIPAYGVEGAAIATTIGRGTAVITQLLILFYGSGKIKLMLKDLVLRISLIYNIVKVSLGGIGQFIIGTSSWVVLMRIMSEFGSEVLAGYTIAIRIMMFTLMPAWGMSNAAATLVGQNLGAKQPERAEKSVWITGKYCAYFMGFVSIIYIAFAPTFLGWFSDNPKVVENGALCLQVMAVGYIAYAYGMVVIQSFNGSGDTKTPTLINFICFWLFQLPFAYLMAITLDFGPKGVFWAITLAEVLIAVVGVWLFKKGKWKTVQV
- a CDS encoding Rossmann-like and DUF2520 domain-containing protein, encoding MISVVLLGGGNVAYHLTQAFLACKDVDLKQLYARNANSIAQFQNDVSITDDLNLLVDADVYIIAISDDAISSISSQLPENKLVTHTSGSVAMNSLKNTGRKGIFYPLQSFSITKPVNFSEIPICIEAEQDEDLKLLEQLAQLISPKVYQISSDQRSKLHVAAVFVNNFTNHMYKIGNDICKQYDVPFEVLLPLIQETASKIEHVAPNEAQTGPAKRKDQETIQRHLNLLDTKQKKIYQLITKSIQNG
- a CDS encoding KdsC family phosphatase; this translates as MDKSYKQLFNDVTTFIFDVDGVLTNGIVTVFPNGELVRQMNIKDGYALKAAVKSGYRVCIISGGKNEGVRKRLEGLGITDIYLGAHTKIDQYKELVEKYDLKAENVMYMGDDIPDLPVMEKVGIPCCPNDAVRELQAMSVYISDKKGGEGCARDVIEQVMRVQQKWHDNFDAQYD
- a CDS encoding DUF2147 domain-containing protein; the encoded protein is MKKVVFTFFLFALTVSINAQSIFGKWENRDEETGKVDSVIEVYEKDGKAYAKIIEITDQNRQDAVCDKCKGKNKDKKILGMNILTGLEKDGDEWSGGKILDPKNGKKYKCYIELVEADKLKIRGYIGFSLLGRTAYWFRKK
- a CDS encoding thioredoxin domain-containing protein, with the protein product MRFNHNILFYSIIILLLFSCSQQKEKHTNSLIHESSPYLLQHAHNPVNWFPWDTKYLEKAKEENKLVLLSIGYSSCHWCHVMEEETFEDEEVAKFMNENFINIKIDREEHPDVDKTYMTAVQIMTGNGGWPLNCVILPNGKPVWGGTYFEKDEWLENLKNIQLFYINNPEKTDDFAEQLANDMKSLQVVGKNNSEANFSRETLDKNVNLWFEKFDTINGGLIGSNQFPRPNNYQFLLRYAYQNNDSKLLDFVTKTLDKMALGGLHDHLEGGFARYTVDNKWHIPHFEKMLYDNAQLISLYSIAYQITKKPLYKEIVYKTIEFIEKEFHINGLYYSSLNADSFNENNELEEGAYYTWTNGELISLITQNKKLFDSYYGINEIEKVEGKSALVKRIPDSEFAKANKIPVQELKNLVMNWNKQLLVARLKRQKPSLDTKILTSWNALLLQGYVDAFKVFGDEKFKEKAIQNGLALKNEAIDKTGNVLRTIGKDNKKIDGYLEDYALLINAYISLYQITLNEDWLNISNTLAKVSFDNFFDTEQELFKYSTKKNSGLIANNFEIEDIVIPSSNSVMSKNLLFLGHYFDNKEHIELSKNMLHNMETKIEKYPHAYSNWLDNYLNFTAPYYETVICGKEAIIKTKELFQKKYIPNMLISGSTQKSELPLLLNRYNADKTLIYVCVNKACKLPTEDIDRAIELMKN
- a CDS encoding MFS transporter, with the protein product MSETTKLSIKEKIGYALGDTAANIAWRTIGPFLPIFYTDVFGLGTAAVATLLLVIRLGDGITDLIMGNIADRTRTKWGKFRPWLLWTALPFGVALVLQFTTPDLGLSGKLFWAYATSIFYTLAYTANNVPYSALMGVMTQNVKERTVLSSYRFFGAYLGGIIATVGVISLVDFLGKGNENLGYQYTMYVLAFILASFSFITFYTTRERVKAVKTDDIFKDYKDLSTNRPWLILLFIGFVFVTYNIIKQSSIMYYFTHYVQDENGFFGALTEWGGKNGLAGLYLLSLLVISMISTVFAPALTKYFGKVRLFMLSILFSAGFAGAMYVLEPNEIGSIFILGILSEFGAGLMPILFFAMLGDSADYSELKNGRRATGLIFSAGTFAMKFGSGMAGAITLAVLNFYNYDGQALVKTPEMLEGIKLNMSVVPGLFVLLGVVALLFYPLTPGVMKEIEQELQEKRAESVTE
- a CDS encoding gluconate:H+ symporter, with translation MLDYNLLLAVFSGVLILLVLILRFKIQAFISLLIASIVVGIVAGMPPKEIITTMQQGMGSTLGFVALVVGLGAIFGSILEQSGGAEALANYLLSKFGDKRASWALMLAGFFIAIPVFFDVAFIILIPLVYSLQRRTKKSLLLYAIPLLAGLAITHSFIPPTPGPVAVADILKADLGWVILFGFIVGVPTAILSGPIFANYISKKIYIEAPKMELNEQEAKDYPAVRLILLIIGIPIVLIIGNTVLNSPLVSNDSISIQFKEWMAMIGNPFVALIIANLIAWYVLGIKRGLSKDELLKIATNSMGPAGLIILLTGAGGVFKQMLINTGTGEMLANYFATMGISMLFFGFFIAVLVRILQGSATVAMITAAGVTAPLLINTDITQIDKALLVIAIASGASIMSHVNDSGFWLVGKYLGLNEKQTFKSWTIMTTILAVSSFFIVSLLSLIV
- the gnd gene encoding decarboxylating NADP(+)-dependent phosphogluconate dehydrogenase — protein: MSNLIVVMGVSGCGKSTIGNSLSQRMEIPFLDADDFHPKANIEKMSRGEALTDNDRLPWLQALNAELKTRIKSGGAILACSALKEEYRKILSDNITTIQWVFLEGSFDLIKKRIETRSNHFMDATLLQSQFDTLEIPNYGIKVSCEKSPEDITNEILREMQKSDFGIFGIGVMGKSLALNMLDKGVAVSVYNRDEGAEKGMVENFLKETDNNNAAGFTELKDFVKSLQTPRKILLMVKAGNVVDLVIDNIVPFLDEGDVLIDGGNSHYKDTERRVNSLKNKQIHFVGLGVSGGEEGALKGPSLMPGGSETGYDYVASYMNLIAAKDESGNPCCNYIGPNGAGHFVKMVHNGIEYADMQLLAELYALLSVTKSYEEISAIFSKWNDGNLSSYLLEITSKILLEKEENSSLLDLILDKAGNKGTGSWSSVSALELGVPTTMKTAAVYARYTSSFKETRVKLSKDVRSSEINNEMNIDLLERAYDFARTINLQQGLQLIQSASEEYNWNLNLSEICRIWSSGCIIKSEKIKAFSEILKAGNNLFESKEILEILHENETAMPYVIDYALKARISIPCFYEAYNYWVAMTTEQSSANMIQAQRDFFGAHKFQRVDAEQDKMFHHNWS